The following proteins are encoded in a genomic region of Arachis ipaensis cultivar K30076 chromosome B02, Araip1.1, whole genome shotgun sequence:
- the LOC107625250 gene encoding adenylate kinase 1, chloroplastic (The sequence of the model RefSeq protein was modified relative to this genomic sequence to represent the inferred CDS: added 55 bases not found in genome assembly), with protein MSAVTRVANRSSISSLLARWRSLSSAVPPSGTNDNNNKPHAPPHFRLNPLPSPPPPNEKKQQVQWVFLGCPGVGKGTYASRLSNLLGVPHIATGDLVREELASSGPFSSELSEIVNRGQLVSDELIISLLSKKLAAGEANGETGFILDGFPRTIKQAEILEGVTDLDLVINLKLREDILLEKCLGRRICNQCGGNFNIASINIKAEDGSPGIIMAPLLPPSNCLSKLITRSDDTEAVVRERLRIYNEMTRPVEEFYRSRGKLLVFDLPGGIPESWPKLLHALNLDDYEDKQSAAA; from the exons ATGTCGGCCGTAACCCGAGTAGCGAACCGCTCCTCCATCTCTTCACTACTGGCGAGGTGGAGGTCACTTTCCTCGGCGGTGCCTCCCTCGGGAACCAACGACAACAACAACAAGCCCCACGCGCCGCCGCACTTTCGCCTCAACCCCCTCCCCTCTCCGCCGCCACCGAATGAGAAGAAGCAGCAGGTGCAGTGGGTCTTCCTTGGC TCCCTCACATCGCCACCGGCGATCTCGTTAGGGAAGAGCTCGCTTCCTCGGGCCCCTTCTCTTCGGAG CTATCGGAAATTGTAAATCGAGGTCAATTGGTGTCAGATGAACTTATCATAAGTTTGTTGTCAAAAAAACTGGCTGCTGGAGAAGCTAATGGCGAGACGGGATTTATTCTAGATGGCTTTCCTCGAACAATAAAGCAAGCA GAAATATTGGAAGGGGTGACTGACCTTGACTTGGTAATTAATCTGAAGCTCCGAGAAGATATACTTCTTGAGAAATGCCTTGGTAGGAGAATTTGCAATCAGTGTGGGGGGAATTTCAATATTGCTTCCATCAACATCAAGGCTGAGGATGGGAGCCCTGGAATCATCATGGCCCCTCTTCTTCCTCCGTCAAATTGTTTGTCGAAGCTCATTACCAGATCAGATGACACTGAAGCAGTGGTGAGAGAAAGGCTTCGAATATACAATGAAATG ACTCGGCCTGTCGAGGAATTCTACCGTAGTAGAGGAAAATTATTGGTGTTTGACCTGCCTGGAGGAATTCCGGAGTCTTGGCCAAAGTTGCTGCATGCTCTTAATCTTGATGATTATGAGGACAAACAGTCGGCAGCAGCGTAA